A section of the Paenibacillus yonginensis genome encodes:
- a CDS encoding sensor histidine kinase — MTLAGLRKWISPKLGIQGKIFIAFGMLMLLAIVSVTSIIYVNMRDTIKKNAITSVSDSIRHADESLNVMLKEIDRLNTVVATNKNTVINTILSPNEEISYEWFQEQKRITEFLSGMIDYKPYISRIAVVGLNGKVFFSGGPWIDRTFLDTEMMDFMLSKGERHAYFKRSDTSEAISVGRVLRYNRETIGVVMVDLKYDFIRTTYGVKPTSDSILYVLDGQKQLVFQSDSAPSDISAEMTEVVYEEIEPSDQEETVERAIDGKRYIVVSRKSENTGWTTRALIPLDSLLSKSEKIRNLMVEVAVAVFAVVLMGSLQISSRTTLHIRRLKTMMMRVKDGNLDFPRTEIVTKDEIGDLYRVFISMVDELKRLMEGIRMSEQAKREAELTALQAQIRPHFLYNSLNTIKYLAKLNGVPNIEEVSGALVELMRGVLGNSGEFLTLREELGYVSSYVAIAKYKFLEPIPVKFQVEDEGLLECRVLKLTLQPIVENALMHGFGPSVQGGFVLIRIFEEDGDLKIEVMDNGKGISKEKLEALMGEEAEAPSRFSGMGVRNVHERISRIFGEPYGIRLYSEEGLYTKVEIRFPRSKDLDKSY, encoded by the coding sequence ATGACATTGGCAGGGCTGCGCAAGTGGATTTCGCCGAAATTAGGCATTCAAGGGAAAATATTTATCGCTTTTGGGATGCTGATGCTTCTAGCCATCGTCTCCGTGACCAGCATCATCTATGTGAACATGCGCGACACGATCAAAAAAAATGCCATCACCTCCGTTTCGGACAGCATTCGTCATGCCGACGAATCCTTGAACGTGATGCTCAAGGAAATAGACCGCTTGAATACGGTAGTGGCGACGAATAAAAATACGGTCATCAATACGATTCTGAGCCCCAACGAAGAAATCAGCTATGAATGGTTTCAGGAACAGAAGCGGATTACAGAATTTCTGTCTGGAATGATCGATTACAAACCTTACATTTCCCGCATTGCCGTAGTTGGCCTGAACGGCAAAGTATTTTTCTCAGGAGGCCCCTGGATCGACCGGACGTTCCTGGATACCGAGATGATGGACTTCATGTTAAGTAAAGGAGAACGCCACGCGTATTTCAAAAGGTCGGATACATCGGAGGCGATATCCGTTGGGCGCGTTCTCCGTTATAACCGTGAGACGATCGGTGTCGTCATGGTGGATTTGAAGTATGATTTCATCCGAACGACCTACGGCGTGAAACCTACTTCAGACAGCATTTTGTATGTGCTGGATGGGCAGAAACAGCTTGTTTTTCAGTCCGATTCTGCGCCCTCTGACATTTCCGCCGAAATGACTGAGGTTGTTTATGAGGAGATAGAACCGTCCGATCAGGAGGAAACCGTCGAACGGGCCATCGACGGCAAACGTTATATCGTCGTCAGCCGAAAGTCCGAAAATACCGGATGGACCACACGCGCTTTGATTCCGCTTGATTCTCTGCTGAGCAAATCTGAGAAGATCCGCAACCTGATGGTGGAGGTTGCCGTCGCCGTATTTGCCGTAGTTCTGATGGGGTCGCTGCAAATCTCCTCGCGGACTACCCTTCATATCCGCCGACTCAAAACGATGATGATGCGAGTCAAGGATGGAAATCTGGATTTTCCGCGGACAGAGATCGTTACCAAGGACGAAATTGGCGATTTGTACCGGGTCTTCATCAGCATGGTTGATGAATTGAAACGTTTGATGGAAGGGATCCGAATGAGCGAGCAGGCCAAGCGGGAGGCGGAGCTCACCGCGCTGCAGGCGCAAATCCGCCCGCATTTTCTCTATAATTCGCTGAACACAATCAAATATTTGGCTAAGCTGAACGGAGTTCCCAATATTGAGGAGGTATCCGGGGCGTTGGTTGAGTTGATGCGGGGCGTGCTTGGGAATTCCGGAGAGTTCCTGACCTTGCGGGAAGAGCTTGGTTATGTATCCAGTTATGTTGCCATTGCCAAATACAAGTTTCTTGAGCCGATCCCGGTGAAATTTCAGGTAGAGGATGAAGGATTGCTGGAATGCCGGGTGCTGAAGCTTACGCTCCAACCGATCGTAGAGAATGCTCTTATGCACGGATTCGGACCGTCGGTGCAGGGGGGATTTGTGCTGATCCGCATCTTCGAGGAGGACGGGGATCTGAAGATCGAAGTGATGGATAACGGAAAGGGGATAAGCAAGGAGAAGCTGGAAGCTTTGATGGGGGAGGAAGCAGAAGCTCCTTCGCGATTCAGCGGCATGGGGGTTCGCAATGTGCATGAGCGGATATCCAGGATCTTCGGTGAACCCTACGGCATCAGACTCTATAGCGAAGAGGGATTGTATACGAAAGTGGAGATTCGGTTTCCTCGATCGAAAGATTTGGACAAAAGCTATTAA
- a CDS encoding anaerobic sulfatase maturase, whose protein sequence is MSGACMTNGLANLGVMWKTVSEDCNLACDYCYYSTCGGKPGPKINRIDSALLDKFIKEYMQLSQGAATLAWQGGEPLLAGLDFFKEVVYLQALYAPPHTVISNSLQTNGTLIDDRWAAFFKTYQFLIGVSLDGPKEIHDSRRVNAAGKGSFDRVMAGIEQLRKHQVDFNILTVIHKGNVREAKALMAFYRENGFNFVQLIPCMDFRSQQVDKPGEYEITPQEYGDFLCRIFDEWYNDGYPEVSIRFFDNMFGVYLNREAEHCVHRAACPTSLVLEQNGDAFPCDFFINEKWTVGNVADSSIADMLAHPNYTRFQRMKPALPEKCRSCEWQRLCYGGCPRNRKWNPEGTESDPDYFCQSYMQIYAYAHERMLEMSLRMRREMYSYHLQHDYAGKSPGRNEPCPCGSGKKHKACCAAL, encoded by the coding sequence ATGTCGGGAGCCTGCATGACAAATGGGCTGGCCAACCTCGGCGTGATGTGGAAAACCGTATCGGAAGATTGTAACTTGGCTTGCGATTACTGTTACTACAGCACCTGCGGTGGGAAGCCTGGACCGAAGATCAACCGGATTGATTCAGCCTTATTGGATAAATTCATCAAGGAATACATGCAGCTCAGCCAAGGCGCTGCGACACTTGCCTGGCAAGGCGGGGAGCCGCTGCTGGCCGGCCTTGATTTTTTCAAAGAAGTCGTTTATCTTCAGGCCCTTTACGCCCCGCCGCATACGGTTATCAGCAATTCCTTGCAAACCAATGGCACCCTGATTGACGATCGCTGGGCGGCTTTTTTCAAAACCTATCAATTTCTGATCGGCGTCAGCCTGGACGGACCTAAGGAAATTCATGATTCACGGCGGGTCAATGCCGCTGGCAAGGGCAGCTTCGACCGAGTTATGGCAGGAATCGAACAATTGCGAAAGCATCAGGTCGATTTCAATATTTTGACGGTGATCCACAAAGGCAACGTAAGGGAAGCCAAAGCGTTAATGGCGTTTTATCGTGAGAACGGTTTCAACTTTGTCCAACTTATCCCCTGCATGGATTTCCGATCCCAACAGGTGGACAAACCGGGCGAATATGAAATTACGCCGCAAGAATATGGCGATTTTCTGTGCAGGATCTTCGACGAATGGTACAATGACGGCTATCCGGAGGTGTCCATCCGCTTTTTCGACAATATGTTTGGCGTCTATTTGAACCGGGAGGCCGAACATTGCGTACATCGGGCTGCATGTCCGACAAGCCTAGTGCTGGAGCAGAACGGCGATGCGTTTCCGTGCGACTTCTTCATTAATGAGAAATGGACCGTCGGCAATGTGGCCGACTCTTCCATCGCCGACATGCTTGCCCATCCGAACTACACGCGCTTTCAACGGATGAAGCCGGCTTTGCCGGAAAAATGCCGTTCCTGCGAATGGCAGCGCCTTTGTTACGGAGGTTGTCCGCGAAACCGCAAATGGAACCCGGAGGGAACCGAATCCGATCCGGATTATTTCTGCCAAAGTTATATGCAGATATACGCTTACGCCCATGAACGGATGCTGGAAATGAGCCTGCGAATGCGCCGGGAAATGTATTCGTATCATTTGCAGCACGATTATGCCGGCAAAAGCCCAGGGCGAAACGAGCCTTGCCCATGCGGAAGCGGCAAAAAGCATAAAGCCTGCTGTGCCGCCCTATAG
- a CDS encoding AraC family transcriptional regulator, with protein MQEYEHEYAEFLYYTPGYLDREAQLWPVRAGRNAAKPHYKVGPKRIECYSLHFVLEGGVCFEFEGKRVELQPGDLFCLFPGRTYFYHALPAEQPLQMHWLAIDGSRVKPLLKLAGLVPERPFGKEIVTRQARELLGDIIEKLGNVERWSPAVSLELQGGICRLLAELIPETAPAELTEPSGWIRECIAFMDLHATEGITVQQVAAFAGVHRSYFSNVFTSQIGVPPQKFLQKIRMEKAKRLVIETDASVTEIALSLGYPNLYTFTRAFKMYYKMPPLAMRNRKI; from the coding sequence ATGCAGGAATATGAACATGAATATGCCGAGTTCCTTTATTACACGCCCGGTTACCTGGACCGGGAAGCCCAGCTGTGGCCTGTCCGGGCGGGTCGCAACGCAGCCAAACCCCATTATAAAGTAGGGCCGAAAAGGATTGAGTGCTACAGCCTTCATTTTGTGCTGGAAGGAGGCGTGTGTTTCGAATTCGAAGGCAAACGGGTCGAATTGCAGCCGGGCGATTTATTTTGCCTGTTTCCTGGCCGGACCTACTTTTATCATGCGCTGCCCGCGGAGCAGCCGCTTCAAATGCACTGGCTCGCTATAGACGGCAGCCGCGTCAAGCCGTTATTAAAGCTTGCAGGTCTGGTACCGGAGAGACCGTTTGGGAAAGAGATCGTCACTCGGCAAGCGAGAGAACTGCTGGGGGACATAATCGAGAAATTAGGAAATGTGGAGCGGTGGAGTCCAGCTGTTTCCTTGGAGCTCCAAGGAGGAATCTGCCGGCTGCTGGCCGAGCTGATCCCCGAGACGGCACCGGCCGAACTGACCGAGCCTTCGGGTTGGATCCGTGAGTGTATAGCGTTTATGGATCTTCATGCGACAGAGGGAATTACCGTGCAGCAGGTCGCAGCATTTGCAGGGGTGCACCGCTCGTATTTTTCCAATGTGTTCACCAGTCAGATCGGGGTGCCTCCGCAGAAATTTTTGCAGAAGATTCGAATGGAGAAGGCCAAGCGGCTCGTCATCGAAACGGATGCTTCCGTAACTGAGATCGCTTTGTCTTTGGGATATCCGAATCTGTACACGTTCACTCGAGCCTTCAAAATGTATTACAAAATGCCTCCTTTGGCGATGCGAAACCGTAAGATTTAA
- a CDS encoding extracellular solute-binding protein has translation MRTHWGKTISTVLIAALVLGGCGSGTNANKNASEEGGVSEVSKEGFPIVQEPVKLKAFTRIAPVNGPFKDMPVFQDYEKMSNVQMEFIESPTDGFAEKKNLLFASNELPDIMYRSAITPLEAVRYGAGGQLIPLENLIEEYAPNLKKLMEEYPEIRASITTPEGHIYTIPGIVTLDSARTDKRWINTAWLKKLNLKVPETLDELYNVLVAFRDQDPNGNGKKDEIPLTARSTGLPIVAAMSGSFGLDQQFGYNVNIVDGKVEIWMGNERNKEMLMFLNKLYQENLLDPEIFSHTEAQYLAKQGSGNTGVFFDQTNNNFLPIADQYTGIAPFEGPHGDRLQSQGAPVPRDQGAFAITSVNKYPEVSMRWIDYFYSDEGSTLLRFGREGEHYELVDGIPTYKPEFSTAETQPKLTPYAGGGAPHLISEYVASYINPPQVQEAQKALDPYMPTIRYAAPMFDEETAQKVNVLRNDIDKYYEEQSTKFIAGALSFDKWEEFQSTLKKMNIDELQQIYQDAYDKMDK, from the coding sequence ATGCGAACACATTGGGGGAAAACGATCAGCACGGTGCTGATAGCCGCGTTGGTGCTGGGGGGCTGCGGTTCCGGTACGAACGCGAACAAAAATGCTTCAGAAGAAGGCGGAGTATCCGAGGTTAGCAAAGAGGGATTCCCGATCGTGCAGGAACCGGTCAAACTGAAGGCGTTTACCCGGATCGCGCCCGTTAACGGGCCGTTTAAGGACATGCCGGTATTTCAGGATTACGAGAAAATGAGCAATGTGCAAATGGAGTTCATTGAGTCCCCAACCGACGGTTTTGCCGAGAAAAAGAATCTGCTGTTTGCATCCAACGAGCTGCCGGACATTATGTACCGTTCCGCGATCACACCGCTTGAAGCGGTTCGCTATGGAGCCGGCGGTCAATTGATTCCGCTGGAAAATTTGATCGAAGAATATGCTCCCAATCTTAAGAAACTGATGGAGGAATACCCGGAAATCCGCGCATCGATCACTACGCCGGAGGGACATATCTACACGATTCCGGGCATCGTTACACTGGATTCGGCCCGTACGGACAAGAGATGGATCAATACGGCCTGGCTGAAGAAGTTGAACCTTAAAGTGCCGGAGACGCTGGACGAACTATACAATGTGCTTGTGGCCTTCCGGGATCAGGACCCGAATGGAAACGGGAAGAAGGACGAAATTCCGCTCACGGCCCGCAGCACCGGCCTCCCGATCGTGGCTGCGATGAGCGGTTCGTTTGGACTTGACCAGCAGTTCGGCTACAACGTCAATATCGTTGATGGCAAGGTTGAAATCTGGATGGGGAACGAACGCAACAAAGAAATGCTGATGTTCCTGAACAAGCTGTACCAAGAGAATCTGCTGGATCCTGAAATATTCTCCCATACGGAAGCGCAGTATTTGGCGAAACAAGGTTCGGGAAATACGGGAGTGTTCTTTGACCAGACTAACAACAACTTCCTGCCGATTGCCGATCAGTATACAGGCATCGCTCCGTTTGAAGGCCCGCATGGCGACCGTCTTCAAAGCCAGGGAGCCCCGGTTCCGCGTGACCAAGGTGCGTTCGCCATCACTTCGGTCAATAAATATCCGGAAGTGTCCATGCGCTGGATTGACTATTTCTACAGCGATGAAGGCTCGACGCTGCTGAGATTCGGACGGGAGGGCGAGCACTACGAATTAGTTGATGGCATACCGACTTATAAGCCGGAATTCTCTACAGCCGAAACCCAGCCGAAGCTTACTCCGTATGCCGGTGGAGGCGCGCCTCATCTGATCAGCGAATATGTGGCTTCCTACATTAATCCTCCACAAGTTCAAGAGGCCCAAAAGGCGCTGGATCCGTATATGCCGACAATCCGTTATGCTGCACCAATGTTTGACGAGGAGACGGCTCAAAAGGTGAATGTGCTCCGCAACGATATCGACAAGTATTATGAAGAGCAAAGCACCAAATTTATTGCGGGGGCTTTGAGCTTCGACAAGTGGGAGGAGTTCCAGTCGACGCTGAAAAAGATGAACATTGACGAGCTTCAGCAAATTTATCAAGACGCTTATGACAAAATGGATAAATAA
- a CDS encoding sulfatase, whose translation MSSRPNILLITSDQQHWNTIGAFQPEISTPNLDRLAREGTTFGRAYCPNPTCTPSRSSIITGMYPSQHGAWTLGTKLLEDRHTVGEDFKQAGYQTSLIGKAHFQPLKSTAEYESKEAYPLLQDLNYWRNDEGPFYGFDHIELARNHTNEAHVGQHYALWLEEQGCSNWRDYFLPPTGTMDPTQTYKWPIPEKYHYNTWIAERTNARLEEHHKTGDPFFLWASFFDPHPEYLAPEPWDTMYDPEQLSIPSMTPGEHDRNPPHFGLTQEDNPDFSHLMETGFGIHGYRSHHYYEYGAKQRLTEYDKKKLVAVYYGMISLMDKYIGRILNKLDALGMAENTLVVFTTDHGHFFGQHGLQAKGGFHYEDLIKLPFIVRYPGHVPSGQRSDALQSLVDLAPTFLSFCGLSIPRTMAGVDQKEVWLGRRDKARDHVICEFRHEPTTIHQKTYVDERYKITVYYNQTYGEIFDLQEDPGELRNLWDEPGYEGLKTELLLKYAWAELGKEPMPMPRIHHA comes from the coding sequence TTGTCTAGTAGACCTAACATTTTACTAATCACAAGCGACCAGCAGCATTGGAATACCATCGGCGCATTCCAACCTGAAATCTCCACGCCGAATCTGGATCGTTTGGCCCGGGAAGGAACGACGTTTGGCCGGGCTTATTGCCCGAATCCAACCTGTACGCCAAGCCGCTCTTCGATCATAACCGGCATGTATCCAAGTCAGCACGGCGCATGGACGCTGGGAACAAAGCTGTTGGAGGACCGTCACACCGTCGGCGAAGATTTCAAGCAAGCCGGGTATCAAACCTCATTGATCGGCAAAGCGCATTTCCAGCCCTTGAAATCGACGGCCGAATACGAGTCAAAGGAAGCTTATCCGCTACTGCAGGATTTGAACTATTGGCGGAACGATGAAGGACCGTTTTACGGCTTTGATCACATCGAACTCGCGCGCAACCATACCAACGAAGCTCATGTAGGGCAACATTATGCCTTGTGGCTGGAGGAACAAGGATGCTCCAATTGGCGGGACTATTTCCTGCCTCCGACCGGAACGATGGATCCCACGCAAACCTACAAGTGGCCCATTCCGGAAAAATATCATTACAACACGTGGATAGCGGAACGGACGAATGCCCGTCTGGAAGAGCATCACAAAACAGGAGACCCTTTCTTCCTGTGGGCCAGCTTCTTCGACCCTCACCCGGAATACTTGGCGCCGGAGCCTTGGGATACGATGTACGATCCGGAGCAATTGTCGATCCCGTCGATGACCCCGGGAGAACACGACCGGAATCCGCCGCACTTCGGCTTGACCCAGGAGGACAATCCGGATTTCTCCCATTTGATGGAAACCGGCTTCGGCATCCATGGCTACCGTTCCCATCACTATTACGAATACGGGGCGAAGCAGCGGCTTACGGAGTACGATAAGAAGAAGTTAGTCGCAGTTTATTACGGCATGATCAGCTTGATGGATAAATATATTGGGCGCATCCTGAATAAGCTGGATGCATTGGGGATGGCCGAAAATACCCTTGTTGTCTTTACAACGGACCACGGCCACTTCTTTGGCCAGCATGGCTTGCAAGCCAAAGGCGGATTTCATTACGAGGATTTGATTAAGCTGCCGTTCATCGTCAGGTACCCCGGCCATGTACCCTCCGGGCAGCGTTCGGATGCGCTGCAATCCCTGGTCGATTTAGCCCCGACCTTTCTCTCTTTCTGCGGTTTGTCTATTCCGCGGACGATGGCTGGGGTTGACCAGAAGGAGGTCTGGCTGGGCCGCCGGGATAAAGCTCGGGACCACGTCATCTGCGAGTTCCGGCACGAACCGACGACGATTCATCAGAAAACGTACGTCGACGAACGCTATAAGATCACGGTTTATTACAATCAAACGTATGGGGAAATTTTCGATCTTCAGGAGGACCCGGGAGAGCTTCGCAATTTGTGGGACGAACCGGGTTACGAAGGGCTGAAGACAGAGCTGCTGCTCAAATACGCCTGGGCTGAGCTTGGCAAGGAACCGATGCCGATGCCGCGGATCCATCACGCTTAG
- a CDS encoding response regulator — MYQVLLVDDEPLVHHHLRSLSDWRNQGFGLCGEAYEGEEALRMMDQLRPHIVILDVNMQGMNGVELNRAIRERYPSVKTIMLSSYDDYDYVRECLKNGAVDYLLKHRLDAEQLLGVLRKAVREMEKDQDGQMRNFGSPSEFRELLAQTMRGRPGAVKELEDYARESGRLQGVVCYTAAAMQISSFLLLAESRSDVQTSRMVQQAIALMQQTLGDQPERTVTYVENGRIAVLFAFKDRSEQAAASEAERLMSHLRHSLELFLNLKCTYAIGHVCSSLSKLEASYRAAEQVLDASRPLTMEGVFSERVSLTIEEQKQILLSVENLDRGGVREAIASAFEGLRQQPVHAQAVQMIVRELLSIGEKAARKWVPFAGGDQAGSAFSAREDLGRIDSVAGLEQWLYSYYEELLDRLKRERAAGPHSRHVSQAILLILEKYPSYITLELAAGAIGLHPSYLSRIFKEETGMTFSEYVNRVRIDASRKLLESGRYSVKQVSVQVGFSTYNYFFKVFKEWTGMTPQAYVQKIKPPHSVK; from the coding sequence ATGTATCAAGTATTGTTGGTTGACGATGAACCTTTAGTGCATCACCATCTTCGATCGCTGTCGGATTGGCGAAATCAGGGGTTCGGGCTTTGCGGCGAAGCCTATGAGGGAGAGGAAGCGCTCCGGATGATGGATCAGCTTCGGCCCCATATCGTTATCCTGGACGTAAATATGCAGGGCATGAACGGCGTGGAATTAAACCGAGCTATCCGGGAACGTTATCCATCCGTGAAGACCATCATGCTTAGCAGCTATGATGATTATGACTATGTTCGCGAGTGTTTGAAGAACGGAGCAGTCGATTATCTGCTGAAGCATCGTTTGGACGCTGAGCAGCTTCTGGGCGTATTAAGGAAAGCGGTCCGCGAAATGGAGAAGGACCAGGACGGCCAAATGCGGAATTTCGGCAGCCCTTCAGAATTTCGGGAACTTCTTGCCCAAACCATGCGTGGGAGACCCGGGGCAGTCAAGGAATTGGAGGATTATGCCCGGGAAAGCGGACGGTTACAGGGAGTGGTATGTTATACCGCCGCAGCGATGCAAATTTCCTCCTTCCTGCTGCTGGCGGAATCCCGAAGCGACGTGCAGACCAGCCGGATGGTCCAGCAAGCCATTGCTCTTATGCAGCAGACCCTCGGGGATCAACCGGAACGGACCGTGACTTATGTGGAAAACGGACGCATCGCTGTCTTGTTCGCCTTCAAGGACAGGAGTGAGCAGGCTGCCGCTAGTGAAGCGGAAAGGCTGATGAGCCACCTGCGCCATTCGCTGGAGCTGTTTTTAAATTTGAAATGCACCTATGCGATTGGCCACGTATGTTCCAGCTTGTCCAAGCTTGAGGCTAGCTATCGTGCCGCCGAGCAGGTTCTTGACGCTTCTCGTCCTTTGACTATGGAGGGAGTATTCTCCGAACGGGTTTCTTTAACGATTGAAGAACAGAAGCAGATTCTCCTCTCCGTGGAAAATTTAGATCGGGGAGGCGTGCGGGAAGCGATTGCCTCCGCGTTTGAGGGCCTTCGTCAGCAGCCGGTCCATGCCCAAGCGGTCCAGATGATCGTCCGTGAGCTGCTTTCTATAGGGGAGAAAGCGGCTCGCAAATGGGTTCCTTTCGCCGGAGGTGACCAGGCAGGAAGCGCCTTCTCGGCGCGGGAGGATTTGGGCCGGATCGATAGCGTGGCCGGCTTGGAACAATGGCTGTACTCCTATTACGAGGAACTGCTGGACCGCTTGAAGCGAGAGCGTGCGGCCGGCCCCCATTCGCGGCATGTTTCGCAGGCGATCCTGCTGATTCTTGAGAAATATCCAAGTTATATCACATTGGAGCTTGCTGCAGGAGCCATCGGACTCCATCCCTCGTATCTCAGCCGGATTTTTAAAGAGGAGACGGGGATGACGTTTTCGGAATACGTGAACCGGGTTCGGATCGACGCCAGCCGCAAGCTGTTGGAAAGCGGCAGATATTCGGTTAAACAGGTTAGCGTGCAGGTGGGATTCAGCACCTATAACTATTTTTTTAAAGTGTTCAAGGAGTGGACCGGCATGACGCCCCAAGCTTATGTGCAGAAAATCAAACCTCCTCATTCCGTCAAATAA
- a CDS encoding carbohydrate ABC transporter permease translates to MAKEAVAAKGPSDERWFDVIVYLIAAMIIMLVLYPLLFVVSASFSDPARVLSGEVWLLPKGANLEAYNNILHNEQIWIGYRNSILYTVVGTLINIMMTLLAAYPLSRPDLPGRKGLMLIITLTMFFSGGLIPSYLLVKSLGMVDTMWALIIPGAISTYNLIVMRTYFQSSIPWELQEAAHIDGCSNWRLLISIILPLSKPILAVMVLFYAVGHWNAFFNALIYIRSERLYPLQLILREILMISQSAGVDGGNVGMEEKILLSESIKYAVIIVSSLPVLIMYPFVQRHFVKGVMIGSIKG, encoded by the coding sequence ATGGCTAAAGAAGCAGTTGCTGCGAAAGGTCCATCGGACGAACGTTGGTTCGATGTTATCGTATATTTGATCGCTGCGATGATCATTATGCTCGTACTTTATCCTTTATTATTTGTGGTTAGCGCATCGTTCAGCGACCCTGCAAGGGTGCTGAGCGGAGAGGTTTGGCTGCTTCCAAAGGGCGCCAACCTTGAAGCTTATAACAATATTTTGCACAATGAGCAGATTTGGATCGGCTACCGGAACTCCATTCTCTACACTGTCGTCGGCACGCTGATCAATATTATGATGACCCTTCTGGCGGCATACCCGCTATCACGGCCGGATTTGCCGGGACGTAAAGGGCTGATGCTGATCATTACCTTGACAATGTTCTTCAGCGGCGGGCTTATTCCGAGTTACCTGCTCGTCAAAAGTCTCGGCATGGTCGATACGATGTGGGCGCTGATCATTCCGGGGGCGATCTCCACTTACAATCTGATCGTCATGAGAACGTATTTCCAGTCCAGCATCCCTTGGGAACTGCAGGAAGCGGCGCATATCGACGGCTGCTCCAATTGGAGGTTGCTGATCAGCATCATCCTGCCGTTGTCCAAGCCGATATTGGCGGTAATGGTTTTGTTCTATGCGGTTGGCCACTGGAATGCATTCTTTAATGCGCTGATTTATATTCGGAGCGAGCGGCTTTACCCGCTCCAACTGATCCTGCGGGAAATTTTGATGATCAGCCAGTCTGCGGGCGTCGATGGCGGCAACGTCGGGATGGAGGAGAAAATTCTGCTCTCCGAAAGCATTAAATATGCAGTGATTATTGTTTCCAGTCTGCCGGTACTGATCATGTACCCGTTTGTGCAGCGGCATTTTGTCAAAGGCGTCATGATCGGCTCTATTAAAGGATAA
- a CDS encoding ROK family protein, translating into MMTHSNPSIKKQVYDRISYLGTVSKADLLNDFPLTSSSMTRLLEEMTHQGMIVVSGLGHSTGGRKPILFQTNPTYRFLFGLEISRIYSVLGLYDLHLNSLSLTRWKMDAEMTPNQLVDSITSTAKRFLDEHGLSPEDVLGIGIGAVGPLDSRKGVILEPELFPSPAWKHVPICAMLEERLGFPASLDNGANTALIGEHWALRSETIEHALYVHAGVNIRSAVMSGGRILRGAADTEGAVGQMIIQANGPRLRNRGNYGALEAFVSVPALEERVRTQLKIGRSSILSDIAPELVNFATLVDALTKGDPLVKEEFTETAAYLGIGLANLINALHPECVILGGPLISAHPLVFDSAVEIAKKNTYHYPEYNPVFTQGLLTDEAVATGAAVMMMQRWSGD; encoded by the coding sequence ATGATGACTCATTCCAATCCTTCGATAAAAAAGCAGGTGTACGATCGAATCTCTTATCTCGGGACCGTCTCGAAGGCTGACTTATTGAATGATTTTCCACTCACCAGCAGCAGCATGACCCGGTTATTGGAGGAGATGACCCACCAAGGCATGATTGTTGTCTCCGGACTTGGACACTCTACCGGCGGCAGAAAACCGATTTTGTTCCAGACCAATCCTACATACCGGTTTCTGTTCGGATTGGAAATCTCCCGAATTTATTCTGTACTTGGCTTGTATGACTTGCATCTGAATTCGTTATCGTTGACCCGCTGGAAAATGGATGCCGAGATGACGCCCAATCAGCTGGTCGACAGCATTACGTCAACTGCCAAACGCTTTCTTGACGAGCATGGCCTTTCGCCTGAGGACGTATTGGGCATCGGCATCGGAGCAGTGGGGCCGTTGGATAGCCGGAAAGGGGTCATTCTTGAACCGGAATTGTTCCCGTCCCCTGCTTGGAAGCACGTTCCGATCTGCGCCATGCTTGAGGAACGGCTCGGCTTTCCGGCCAGCCTTGACAACGGAGCCAATACCGCGCTCATCGGCGAACATTGGGCGCTGCGGTCCGAAACTATCGAGCATGCCCTATATGTTCATGCAGGCGTTAATATCCGCTCGGCCGTGATGTCCGGCGGCCGTATTCTCCGTGGAGCCGCGGATACAGAAGGTGCAGTTGGTCAAATGATTATCCAGGCGAATGGACCCAGACTGCGAAACAGAGGCAACTATGGTGCTCTGGAAGCTTTTGTATCCGTACCGGCACTCGAAGAACGGGTACGCACCCAACTTAAAATTGGACGCAGCAGCATTCTGTCCGACATCGCTCCGGAGCTTGTGAATTTCGCCACGCTAGTCGATGCCCTGACGAAAGGCGACCCGCTTGTCAAAGAAGAATTTACGGAAACGGCAGCTTACTTGGGGATCGGACTGGCCAACCTGATTAATGCCCTCCATCCCGAGTGTGTTATTCTGGGCGGCCCGCTCATCAGCGCTCATCCCCTTGTATTTGACTCTGCAGTTGAGATCGCCAAAAAAAATACCTACCACTATCCCGAATATAACCCGGTATTTACGCAAGGACTGCTGACAGACGAAGCCGTAGCAACAGGAGCTGCCGTGATGATGATGCAAAGATGGTCCGGAGACTAA